Proteins from a single region of Lujinxingia litoralis:
- the hemE gene encoding uroporphyrinogen decarboxylase: MNRRQRFLAACKSQPVDRPPIWVMRQAGRHLPEYRALKEKYSFHELVQTPELALEVTTQPLRRYNMDAAILFSDILVIPEALGQPYHFREHGGIEMEYALSSRADIERLSVDAVEEKLAYVPAAIKLIRQELGQERALIGFGGSPWTLATYMIEGGSSKTYARAKQMFYAEPELFEALMEKITAGLIRYFETQIDAGVDALQIFDSWGGVLSPDAFEQASTKWMGRIVEAIGDRVPTIVFSKGMHHLLDPLVATGADVLGVDWTARLSQVRRALPDNVAVQGNLDPIILNTTPEIVRQEATRILDDMRGIDGHIFNLGHGITPQARIECMEALVDTVTSYGQ, translated from the coding sequence ATGAACCGCCGCCAACGCTTCCTCGCCGCCTGCAAAAGCCAGCCCGTTGACCGCCCCCCCATCTGGGTGATGCGTCAGGCCGGCCGACACCTGCCCGAGTACCGCGCGCTCAAAGAGAAGTACTCCTTCCATGAGCTGGTGCAGACCCCGGAGCTGGCCCTGGAGGTCACCACCCAGCCGCTGCGGCGCTACAACATGGATGCGGCGATCCTCTTTAGCGACATCCTGGTCATCCCCGAGGCCCTGGGGCAGCCCTACCACTTCCGGGAGCACGGCGGCATTGAGATGGAATACGCCCTCTCCTCCCGCGCCGACATTGAGCGCCTCTCGGTCGACGCGGTCGAAGAGAAGCTCGCCTACGTGCCGGCGGCCATCAAACTCATCCGCCAGGAACTCGGCCAGGAGCGCGCGCTGATCGGCTTTGGCGGCAGCCCCTGGACGCTGGCGACCTACATGATCGAGGGCGGCTCCTCCAAGACCTATGCCCGTGCCAAGCAGATGTTCTACGCCGAGCCCGAGCTCTTTGAAGCCCTGATGGAGAAGATCACCGCCGGGCTCATCCGCTACTTCGAGACTCAGATCGACGCCGGGGTCGACGCCCTGCAGATCTTCGACAGCTGGGGCGGCGTGCTCTCCCCCGACGCCTTCGAGCAGGCCTCCACCAAATGGATGGGGCGCATCGTGGAGGCGATCGGCGATCGCGTGCCCACCATCGTGTTCTCCAAAGGAATGCACCACCTCCTCGATCCCCTGGTGGCCACCGGCGCCGACGTGCTCGGCGTCGACTGGACCGCGCGCCTCAGCCAGGTCCGCCGCGCGCTGCCCGACAACGTGGCCGTCCAGGGCAACCTCGACCCGATCATCCTCAACACCACCCCGGAGATCGTGCGCCAGGAGGCCACCCGCATCCTCGACGATATGCGCGGCATCGACGGACACATCTTTAACCTGGGCCACGGCATCACCCCCCAGGCGCGCATCGAGTGCATG